ACCTTGAATTTGACACTCCGGGACCTGCAGGTGGCAAAAACTCTCTTGGGCGATCTGGACCTGGACCTGCGATTGGCTGCTGACAAGGTGACTCTAGCGTCGACAATAGCTAGAAATGGCGAGGATAGCCTGGCTGCGAGCGGCTCTCTAATCCTTGATTCCCGCCAACTGGAGGACGTCAATCTCACCTTTGACCTTGCCAATGTTGGCGCCTACCTCGAGCCCTGGTTCCAGGAAAATTCGCTGGTTTCCGGCGCTTTGAGCGGCAAGCTGCAGGCAAACGGTCCTCTACTGGAACCAGAGGGTCGTCTAGATATTCACCTGGAGAATCTGCAGATAAGCGACAATCATCATATAGACAGCGGTGTCCTTCGACTGCGAAGCTCTGGTCGCACCCTCCGCATTGAAGAGGCCGCCTTCAGCTCCTCTGCTGCCCAGCTGGCATTGGCTGGCAGTATTCAGCGCAACTCCTCAGACACGCAATTCACCTGTAAGCTGGAGCACGCTTCTCTGAGCAATGAGGAAACTTTGCTGGAACTTACAGAGCCAACACAGTTTCGCTTGTACAGCAATGGTGCGGTCTTTTTTGAGAAGGTGGCCCTCGCCGGTGCCATGGGCCAATTGACTGTTTTCGGCAACTTCGACCCCGACAGCCAGTCCGATTTGACAATCAACGGAGTCAATTTGCAAAGCAGCGGCTGGTTGGCAGAGTGGCTGACCCAGCAAATCAGTTTCCGTGGTCTCGACATCGATTTCCATCTGTCAGGCACAAACAGATCGCTACTGGTCTCTGCCAAAGGCAAAGCCGACTATGTCAATGCCCGAAACATGGACTCGCCACTTTCCGGCAGGTTCAATATCACCTACCAGGACAGAACCTTGAAGATCATAGAATTTGCCTGGAGCAGTGAGAAAGCACAACAGATCTCTGTCGAGGGCGATATACCTTTAGACCCCTTCGGCCCGAGCCTGTTCAGCAGCGGTCCGCTGAAGCTGAGAGCACAGTTGCAAATCAACGATGTCAGAACGTTGAATTTCCTCCTTCCCGAATACCCCCTAAACAGTGGAAAAATCCAGTGCGCTCTGAATCTGGCCGGCACCTGGCGTGACCTCGAGGGAAAGCTCGACCTGCAGGCAGACAATCTGAGCAGACCGCAAAATATCCCCATGTTGCCTCCCGGACCTTACGACCTCCTTGCCAGAGCCAGCCTCGAAGGCCAACGGTTGGTTCTCGAAGCGGTGCAGTTCAAATCGCCTGACCTGAAGGCAGAGGTTTCTGGAGAATGGTCAGATGTTCCTTCTGTGATCGACATGCTCTCAGCTGAGAATCGACAACTCGAGGGGCGGTTGGAGATAAATGGCTCCCTGGAAGCGGCAAATCTCAACTGGCTTGCCAGAGAAAGCAAAGGGCTGCGCAGAACGGCTGGCACCTTGCTAGTGCAAGGATCGCTGCGAGGCCCGGTCGAGGCTCCCGAGGTGGCAGCACTCGTCAAATTGACCAACGGCGAACTATCCTTCGATTTCGACATGCCTTCTTTGCAGTCCCTGAATGTGGAGGCTGAGATCACCCCGGAACAGGTGCGACTGCAGTCGTTCAGTGGTGAACTGGGAGGCTCTGCTTTCACGCTGAAGGGAAATTTCAATCTAACAAGCAGTTCGAAAGCTGAAACCAGTCTGACCCTTGCAGGCAAAGACCTCTTGTTGTTCCGCAATGAGAGCTTGCGGCTGCGCGCCGATACAAAGCTGAACCTGAAGGGTCCCCTGGAGAGGCTGCAGCTCCTGGGCGAGGTTGCTGTTACGGACGGCCGTTTTTCCAGGAATTTTGGAGTGATTGGAGGAATATCAGCTCCGGGAAAACTATCTACCACCGGAGGAATGCAGTTGTTTTCTATAAAAGATCCTCCCTTCAACAACATGGTGTTCAAAGTCAGGCTCACTGCCCGAAAACCCTTCAAGATTCGCAATAATCTCGCCAGAGGTGCGGTCAGACCTGATCTGGTCCTTTCAGGAACAGGTGAACTCCCATTGCTCTCGGGCAAAATCTACCTGGAGCCCACTCGCCTCTACCTGCCGGCTGGCAGGCTGACCCTCGAATCCGGGCTCATCACATTCGAACCGAGTGACCCGGATCGCCCGAAACTCGATCTCCTGGGTAAAGCGAGCATGCTGGGCTACGACATCACTGCAGTAATCGAAGGGCCCTATGATGAACCTGTGGTCACTCTCTCCTCGGTCCCTCCTTTGCCGGATGAAGATCTGCTCATGCTGCTGCTTGCCGGCCAAGCCCCGAAGACATCAGCCGGCCGACAGGGCAGAGGTGGTCAACATATGAAGGTGGCCGTATTCCTTGGCAGGGACTTGATATCGCAGTTGTTCGGCGGCGATTCGGAAGAAGCAGAGGAGTTCATTCTTGACCGCTTCGATGTGGAAATCGGTCGTCAGGTGAGCCAGCGGGGCGAGGAAACCATTCAAGCTCAATTTCGAATCGCCGACAATGTACTGGGCAAAAGGGACAGCGTGTATCTGACTGGAGAAAGAGACGCCTTTGATTACTTCAACACAGGGGTGAAGATTGTTTTTCGATTCCGTTGAACGAAGAGCGGCAGGCCCCCCCCGAATTTATCATGTTTCTTGCCGGTGGCTGCTGATGATGGTTTCACTTTCTCTTGTCCTGCACCTGAGCGGCAAAGCAGCGGCAAAAAACGGTACTTCCGCAGGCAGCTCCAATAACTATGAAATAGTGTTCAGCGGCAACAAAGTCTTGAGCGACAGTGAACTCCAACGGGCAGCGGCCGCCGAACTCCAGGCATTCGCCACCCGGGGCCACAGACGTTCAGACATTGATGACGCCGCCTTTCAAATGGAAATTGCCTATCGACAGGCAGGATATGCCTTTGCCAGGGTCGACTATGAACTGCACCAGGAGAAAAACACAACTAGAGCGACCTTTATCATTTCAGAGGGTCCCCGAGTCATCATTGCAAATATCGCCTTCGTCGGCAACAAAGCCGTCGATCAGCAAACACTTTTGCAATTTTTTGAAGGAAGCAGAGCCGGGCTTCTAGGCAAGAAGGAGCACCTTTTTGTTCGCTCAGAAGTGGAGAACGCAGTGGCCAGCATTCGCCAGTTCTACCATTCGCAAGGCTATCTCGAGGCAAAGGTTGCAGATCCCGAGTATGAATTCAGCGAGGATCAAAGCAAGGTGGATATCACCATCGCCATCCAGGAAGGAGTGCAGTACAAGATCCACCGTATAAAATTTCTGGGTGATGTGCTTGCCGGAGCCAAAAATGACCTGGCTAAACTGCAGCAGGATATGATCGGCCAGCCATATTTCAACAGACAAAAATTGTTGCTGCAAACCAGGATTCTGGAGATCTACGGCAACCTTGGCTATCCAGATGCGGTGATCACTATTGACAGGAAGCCATCAACAACAGCTGGTCGGGTTGCCCTAGATGTCATCATAAAAAGCGGACCGCTGGTGACCATAGTCAAAATTGAAATTCACGGCAATGTCCGAACCCGGGCAAGCTTCATTCGCAAGCGGCTCATGTTCAAAGCCGGCTCCCTCTAC
The DNA window shown above is from Deltaproteobacteria bacterium and carries:
- a CDS encoding translocation/assembly module TamB domain-containing protein, producing MLTLLYVFRGVLIEPHLKALLERTIAANLGLQVSIGDLSGSYLSNVELRNVATVAQTGKGPVSSLEWQRLKLSYHLVDLVQGFSCFLATASIELEGASVAIDLQKHANRGKSELSSSKLFLPAALPTVRIHNSFLRIAGKDFSTSFAGISLTTGQQAPDTTLIKLRIAQWSWKQPNLRPGSTELRAEMRYSRGQFTINYFDLGGQQVVESATVDLTGLPALLPFQARLHLARGQLQTSGRLAGDMVHIRLQGDGIVLSQISALLAAPIPPFGGRLALAGQLTLPLDNLARVHGRMSILLKAGKIKQLPIDQLAFHLEAEKGMLLLKDLILATGANQLAISSASLPTAAVFRGNLFTMLQYLEAHWSMQCSDIPPLLTLAGVSLQAAVQPVPAHSLRLHGAIDNGLLVIPEGSFAIDNDRLLLQSLQLRLPTSKQRFPDAMIAVDLRLAVTNLGILNQIFTLPSLGGSVHGQLQIKGTLAAPQGKAEITAEALTYGNMSYGDLKLQVRANSQGLHIDSAILQREEDLAEAHGTVNLAEKRLDGLRLRLIIEDLHPYTRQFALLWPRQADKIREIHGSLRGAVALSGPYAHPEGTLNLTLRDLQVAKTLLGDLDLDLRLAADKVTLASTIARNGEDSLAASGSLILDSRQLEDVNLTFDLANVGAYLEPWFQENSLVSGALSGKLQANGPLLEPEGRLDIHLENLQISDNHHIDSGVLRLRSSGRTLRIEEAAFSSSAAQLALAGSIQRNSSDTQFTCKLEHASLSNEETLLELTEPTQFRLYSNGAVFFEKVALAGAMGQLTVFGNFDPDSQSDLTINGVNLQSSGWLAEWLTQQISFRGLDIDFHLSGTNRSLLVSAKGKADYVNARNMDSPLSGRFNITYQDRTLKIIEFAWSSEKAQQISVEGDIPLDPFGPSLFSSGPLKLRAQLQINDVRTLNFLLPEYPLNSGKIQCALNLAGTWRDLEGKLDLQADNLSRPQNIPMLPPGPYDLLARASLEGQRLVLEAVQFKSPDLKAEVSGEWSDVPSVIDMLSAENRQLEGRLEINGSLEAANLNWLARESKGLRRTAGTLLVQGSLRGPVEAPEVAALVKLTNGELSFDFDMPSLQSLNVEAEITPEQVRLQSFSGELGGSAFTLKGNFNLTSSSKAETSLTLAGKDLLLFRNESLRLRADTKLNLKGPLERLQLLGEVAVTDGRFSRNFGVIGGISAPGKLSTTGGMQLFSIKDPPFNNMVFKVRLTARKPFKIRNNLARGAVRPDLVLSGTGELPLLSGKIYLEPTRLYLPAGRLTLESGLITFEPSDPDRPKLDLLGKASMLGYDITAVIEGPYDEPVVTLSSVPPLPDEDLLMLLLAGQAPKTSAGRQGRGGQHMKVAVFLGRDLISQLFGGDSEEAEEFILDRFDVEIGRQVSQRGEETIQAQFRIADNVLGKRDSVYLTGERDAFDYFNTGVKIVFRFR